Part of the Planctomycetota bacterium genome is shown below.
GGAGCGCACACAATGAACATCACGCCACGCCAGCTCGACGTCATGGTCGCCATCCGCGACTACCGCTATCTCAACGGCGTCGCCCCGACCATGCAGGAGCTGGCCGACCAGCTCGGCACGAGCAAGGTCACCATCTTCGAGCACGTCGGCGCTCTCGAGAAGAAGGGCCTGCTCACCCGCGATAAACACAAGGCCCGCTCGCTGACCATCTCCGCCGACGCGCCGCTGCCCGACGAAGAGCGGGCCAGCAAGCTGCCGCTGGTAGGCTCCATCGCCGCGGGTTCGCCGATCGAGGCCGTGGAAAACCGCGAGGAACTCGATCTCGAGCAGCTCTACAGCCGGCCGAACGGCGTCTTCGTCCTCAAGGTGCGCGGCGAGAGCATGATCGAAGACCATCTCTGCGACGGCGACTATGTCGTCGTCGAACGCCGCGACAGCTGCCGCAACGGCGAACAGGTCGTCGCCCTTCTCGACACTGGTGAGGCGACCCTCAAGCGGTTTTACAAAGAAGGCAAAGACGTCCGACTCCAGCCGGCGAACCACACGATGGAGCCGAAGATCGTTCCGGCCGATGCAGTGCGCGTTCAGGGCGTGGTGATCGGGCTGCTGCGTAGCTATTAGCGGGCGATGCTAAGGAGAAAGCACCTTATGCAGGCGTGTCTCAAAGTTGGACGAAAGCGATCATGGGACCGCCACTTCGATCGTTTTCGTGCGGCAGCGGCTGCGGTAGCTCTCTATCGCAGCCGCT
Proteins encoded:
- the lexA gene encoding transcriptional repressor LexA, which produces MNITPRQLDVMVAIRDYRYLNGVAPTMQELADQLGTSKVTIFEHVGALEKKGLLTRDKHKARSLTISADAPLPDEERASKLPLVGSIAAGSPIEAVENREELDLEQLYSRPNGVFVLKVRGESMIEDHLCDGDYVVVERRDSCRNGEQVVALLDTGEATLKRFYKEGKDVRLQPANHTMEPKIVPADAVRVQGVVIGLLRSY